In Nocardioides sp. JQ2195, a genomic segment contains:
- a CDS encoding IclR family transcriptional regulator, with protein sequence MTTPRTVDGVQSVDRALAILEVLAHRGTAGVTELAAQLEVHKSTAFRLIATLEGRGLVEQTEDRGKYRLGMGILRLAGATTARLDVVQEARSVSRHLAAETGETVNMAVLSESSALYLDQVAGSSALQSHNWVGQHIPLHATSNGKVLLSGLTEERLDEVLGGLTAYTELTITKKGRLRAEVEKVRDVGYAVAVDELEVGLTAVAAPIHNAHGDVIASLSVSGPTLRLDGERLEEVIPMVVDAAAEVSHRLGWGHR encoded by the coding sequence ATGACCACGCCCCGCACCGTCGACGGAGTGCAGTCCGTCGATCGCGCCCTCGCCATTCTGGAGGTGCTGGCCCACCGCGGGACTGCGGGGGTCACCGAGCTGGCCGCCCAGCTCGAGGTGCACAAGAGCACAGCGTTCCGGCTGATCGCCACGCTCGAGGGACGCGGACTGGTCGAGCAGACCGAGGACCGTGGCAAGTACCGCCTGGGCATGGGGATCCTGCGCCTCGCCGGTGCCACCACGGCCCGTCTCGACGTGGTGCAGGAGGCCCGGTCCGTGAGCCGCCACCTCGCGGCGGAGACGGGCGAGACGGTGAACATGGCGGTGCTGTCCGAGAGCTCCGCCCTCTACCTCGACCAGGTCGCCGGGTCCTCGGCGTTGCAGTCGCACAACTGGGTGGGCCAACACATCCCGCTCCACGCGACCAGCAACGGCAAGGTCCTGCTCAGCGGGCTCACCGAGGAGCGGCTCGACGAGGTCCTCGGCGGACTCACTGCCTACACGGAGCTCACCATCACCAAGAAGGGCAGGCTGCGCGCTGAGGTCGAGAAGGTGCGCGACGTGGGCTACGCGGTCGCGGTCGACGAGCTCGAGGTCGGCCTGACCGCCGTCGCGGCGCCGATCCACAACGCGCACGGCGACGTGATCGCCTCCCTGAGCGTCTCTGGGCCCACGCTCCGCCTCGACGGCGAGCGGCTCGAGGAGGTCATCCCGATGGTGGTCGACGCGGCGGCCGAGGTGTCCCACCGCCTCGGTTGGGGTCACCGTTAG
- a CDS encoding aldehyde dehydrogenase family protein translates to MPEIFIDGEWRSAREAGRRAIHCPADGSLVAEVDDATSADTEAAVEAAHRAFHDGTWRHTSTRERADLLLRTADLLERDKAEVARAESLDTGKRLVESEYDVDDVVGVFRHYGHVATEESGRVVDTGNPDVVSTVVHEPLGVCGLITPWNYPLLQTSWKVAPCLAAGNTFVLKPSEITPHSSIHLMRILVEAGLPAGVGNLVLGDGPRAGAPLSTDPRVDLVSFTGSLAVGKLLMANASGTVKRVALELGGKNPNIVFADADRETALDMALTAVFLHSGQVCSAGARLVVEESIHDEFVDELVERAQRIRLGGPFDENAETGPLTSAAHLDKVEKYVAAGLAEGAVLRCGGSRPDATAYADGFYYLPTILDGCTSDMSVTQDESFGPVLTVETFRDEDEAVRIANDSIYGLAGAVWTSDAGRAQRVAAGMRMGTVWINDYHPYVPQAEWGGYKQSGIGRELGRAGLEEYRETKHVWHNIRPRPQEWFGSEPGVGA, encoded by the coding sequence ATGCCTGAGATCTTCATCGACGGTGAGTGGCGATCCGCGCGCGAAGCCGGTCGCCGCGCGATCCACTGCCCTGCCGACGGGTCGCTCGTGGCCGAGGTGGACGACGCGACGAGTGCGGACACCGAGGCCGCCGTCGAGGCGGCCCACCGCGCGTTCCACGACGGCACCTGGCGCCACACCTCGACCCGCGAGCGTGCGGACCTCCTCCTCCGAACGGCCGACCTGCTCGAGCGGGACAAGGCGGAGGTCGCCCGTGCGGAGTCCCTCGACACCGGCAAGCGCCTGGTCGAGAGCGAGTACGACGTGGACGACGTGGTCGGCGTGTTCCGTCACTACGGCCATGTCGCGACCGAGGAGTCCGGCCGGGTGGTCGACACCGGCAACCCCGACGTTGTCAGCACGGTCGTGCACGAGCCGCTGGGTGTCTGCGGACTGATCACGCCGTGGAACTACCCCCTCCTGCAGACCTCGTGGAAGGTCGCGCCGTGCCTGGCCGCCGGCAACACGTTCGTGCTGAAGCCCAGCGAGATCACGCCCCACTCGTCGATCCACCTCATGCGGATCCTCGTCGAGGCGGGACTCCCTGCCGGGGTCGGCAACCTCGTCCTCGGCGACGGCCCGAGGGCCGGCGCTCCGCTGAGCACCGACCCGCGCGTCGACCTGGTGTCCTTCACCGGGAGCCTGGCCGTCGGCAAGCTGCTGATGGCCAACGCCTCCGGCACGGTCAAGCGGGTCGCCCTCGAGCTGGGCGGCAAGAACCCGAACATCGTCTTCGCGGACGCTGACCGGGAGACCGCGCTCGACATGGCGTTGACCGCGGTCTTCCTGCACTCCGGCCAGGTGTGCTCGGCGGGAGCGCGCCTCGTCGTCGAGGAGTCGATCCACGACGAGTTCGTCGACGAACTCGTCGAGCGGGCGCAACGGATCCGTCTCGGTGGTCCGTTCGACGAGAACGCGGAGACCGGTCCGCTGACCAGCGCCGCACACCTCGACAAGGTCGAGAAGTACGTCGCCGCGGGGCTCGCCGAGGGTGCGGTGCTCCGGTGCGGTGGCTCCCGACCCGACGCCACGGCGTACGCCGACGGGTTCTACTACCTGCCCACCATCCTCGACGGCTGCACCAGCGACATGTCGGTGACCCAGGACGAGTCGTTCGGCCCGGTGCTGACCGTGGAGACCTTCCGCGACGAGGACGAGGCCGTCCGCATCGCCAACGACAGCATCTACGGGCTGGCCGGAGCGGTCTGGACCTCGGACGCCGGGCGGGCCCAACGGGTCGCGGCCGGGATGCGGATGGGCACGGTCTGGATCAACGACTACCACCCCTACGTGCCCCAGGCAGAGTGGGGCGGCTACAAGCAGTCCGGGATCGGCCGCGAGCTGGGTCGCGCCGGGCTGGAGGAGTACCGCGAGACCAAGCACGTGTGGCACAACATCCGGCCCCGCCCGCAGGAGTGGTTCGGCTCCGAGCCAGGGGTGGGCGCCTGA
- the betA gene encoding choline dehydrogenase — translation MTDRYDFVIVGGGSAGCALANRLSADPSTRVLVLEAGRNDYKVDPLIHMPAALPFPIGSRFYDWKYESEPEPHMGGRRVYHARGKVLGGSSSINGMIFQRGNPMDYERWASDPGMESWDYAHCLPYFKRMETRFLADGSVGADRWRGGSGPLKLEQGPATNPLFGAFFEATQQAGHPLTDDVNGYRQEGFARFDRNVSNGRRYSAAQAYLHPVMGRKNLDVKTYAFVSGLRFEGSRVVGVDWSRARSKHTAYAGEVILCGGSINSPQLLQLAGIGNAAELEALGITPRHDLPGVGENLQDHLEVYIQYASKQPVSISAGLKWRNRPKLAADWLFRRTGLGATNHFEAGGFVRGNDRVDYPNLMFHFLPIAIRYDGSQPAAEHGYQVHIGPMYSDVRGSVKIASTDPHRHPELRFNYLSTEQDRQEWVEAIRVARHILNQPAFAPFNDGEISPGPQVETDEEILKWVAEDAETALHPSCTARMGTDAMSVLDPTSLRVHGIDGLRVVDASSMPYVTNGNIYAPVMMLAEKAADLVLGNTPLPADPAPYYRHRDGTPLYPPGDPRNHLDTEGASQ, via the coding sequence ATGACCGATCGATACGACTTCGTCATCGTCGGAGGCGGCTCTGCTGGTTGCGCCCTCGCGAACCGACTGAGCGCGGACCCGTCGACCCGGGTGCTGGTGCTGGAGGCCGGCCGCAACGACTACAAGGTCGACCCCCTCATCCACATGCCGGCGGCGTTGCCCTTCCCGATCGGGAGTCGCTTCTACGACTGGAAGTACGAGTCCGAGCCCGAGCCGCACATGGGCGGACGTCGGGTCTACCACGCGCGCGGAAAGGTGCTCGGCGGCTCCAGCAGCATCAACGGGATGATCTTCCAGCGCGGCAACCCGATGGACTACGAGCGCTGGGCCTCCGACCCCGGCATGGAGTCGTGGGACTACGCCCACTGCCTTCCCTATTTCAAGCGGATGGAGACCCGCTTCCTCGCCGACGGCAGCGTCGGTGCCGACAGGTGGCGGGGTGGGAGCGGCCCGCTCAAGCTCGAGCAGGGTCCGGCCACGAACCCGTTGTTCGGTGCGTTCTTCGAGGCGACCCAGCAGGCGGGCCACCCCTTGACCGACGACGTCAACGGCTACCGCCAGGAGGGTTTCGCCCGCTTCGACCGCAACGTCAGCAACGGGCGCCGCTACTCCGCCGCGCAGGCCTACCTGCATCCGGTGATGGGTCGCAAGAACCTGGACGTGAAGACCTATGCCTTCGTCAGTGGCCTGCGCTTCGAGGGCAGCCGCGTGGTCGGCGTCGACTGGTCCCGCGCGCGCAGCAAGCACACGGCGTACGCCGGCGAGGTGATCCTGTGCGGCGGCTCGATCAACTCGCCCCAGCTGCTGCAGCTGGCCGGGATCGGCAACGCCGCCGAGCTGGAGGCCCTCGGCATCACCCCGCGCCACGACCTGCCCGGCGTCGGCGAGAACCTCCAGGACCACCTCGAGGTCTACATCCAGTACGCCTCCAAGCAGCCGGTCTCGATCTCGGCCGGGCTCAAGTGGCGCAACCGTCCCAAGCTGGCCGCCGACTGGCTGTTCCGCCGCACGGGACTCGGCGCGACCAACCACTTCGAGGCCGGCGGCTTCGTCCGCGGCAACGACCGGGTCGACTACCCGAACCTGATGTTCCACTTCCTGCCGATCGCGATTCGGTACGACGGCTCGCAGCCGGCCGCGGAGCACGGCTACCAGGTGCACATCGGGCCGATGTACTCCGACGTGCGTGGCTCGGTGAAGATCGCCAGCACCGATCCGCACCGGCACCCGGAGCTGCGGTTCAACTACCTGTCCACCGAGCAGGACCGCCAGGAGTGGGTGGAAGCGATCCGGGTGGCGCGCCACATCCTGAACCAACCGGCGTTCGCTCCCTTCAACGACGGCGAGATCTCGCCCGGGCCGCAGGTCGAGACCGACGAGGAGATCCTGAAGTGGGTCGCCGAGGACGCCGAGACCGCGTTGCACCCCTCCTGCACGGCCCGCATGGGCACCGACGCGATGAGCGTGCTGGACCCCACGTCCCTGCGGGTGCACGGGATCGACGGCCTGCGGGTGGTCGACGCCTCGTCGATGCCCTACGTCACGAACGGCAACATCTATGCGCCCGTGATGATGCTCGCCGAGAAGGCGGCCGACCTGGTCCTCGGGAACACGCCCCTGCCGGCCGACCCGGCGCCGTACTACCGCCACCGCGACGGAACGCCGCTGTATCCCCCGGGCGACCCACGCAACCACCTCGACACAGAAGGGGCGTCCCAGTGA
- a CDS encoding glycine betaine/L-proline ABC transporter ATP-binding protein, whose translation MTPVRADPETGAAALSVRGLWKIFGSRADRIIGTPDADLSRAELKEKTGCVVGVKDVSFEVAPGEVFVVMGLSGSGKSTLVRCLTRLIEPTAGQVEIGGMDVTAANPAGLRAMRRTQVSMVFQHFGLLPHRQVIDNIAYGLEIRGVPKKVRRQQAAEVVDLVGLTGYGSSYPDQLSGGMQQRVGLGRALAGDPAMMLFDEPFSALDPLIRRDMQNEVIRLQEELKKTMVFITHDLSEALKLGDRILIMRDGEVVQIGTPDEVVGAPADDYVRDFTSDVPRSHVLTLKWVMRDPRPDDSNEGPVMSSDTIVRAAAQAALASDHPVRVIDDGKLVGIVDDDAILRVVVAEESE comes from the coding sequence GTGACACCAGTCCGCGCCGATCCGGAGACGGGTGCCGCGGCACTCAGCGTCCGCGGCCTGTGGAAGATCTTCGGCTCCCGGGCCGACCGGATCATCGGCACGCCGGACGCCGATCTCTCGCGCGCCGAGCTCAAGGAGAAGACCGGCTGCGTGGTGGGCGTCAAGGACGTCTCCTTCGAGGTCGCCCCGGGTGAGGTCTTCGTGGTCATGGGGCTCTCCGGCTCCGGCAAGTCCACCCTCGTCCGTTGCCTGACCCGCCTGATCGAACCGACGGCCGGGCAGGTGGAGATCGGCGGGATGGACGTGACTGCGGCCAACCCCGCGGGACTGCGGGCCATGCGACGCACCCAGGTCTCGATGGTGTTCCAGCACTTCGGCCTGCTGCCCCACCGCCAGGTGATCGACAACATCGCCTACGGGCTCGAGATCCGCGGCGTCCCCAAGAAGGTACGACGCCAGCAGGCCGCCGAGGTCGTCGACCTGGTCGGGCTGACCGGCTACGGGAGCTCCTACCCCGACCAGCTCTCCGGGGGCATGCAGCAGCGCGTGGGCCTGGGCCGCGCGCTGGCCGGCGACCCGGCGATGATGCTCTTCGACGAGCCCTTCTCGGCCCTCGACCCGCTGATCCGCCGCGACATGCAGAACGAGGTGATCCGGCTCCAGGAGGAGCTGAAGAAGACGATGGTCTTCATCACCCACGACCTGAGCGAGGCGCTCAAGCTGGGCGATCGGATCCTGATCATGCGTGACGGCGAGGTGGTGCAGATCGGTACGCCGGACGAGGTGGTCGGGGCGCCCGCCGACGACTACGTCCGCGACTTCACCTCCGACGTCCCCCGCTCGCACGTGCTGACCCTCAAGTGGGTGATGCGCGACCCGAGGCCCGACGACTCGAACGAAGGCCCGGTGATGAGCTCCGACACCATCGTGCGCGCGGCGGCGCAGGCGGCCCTTGCCTCCGACCACCCCGTCCGCGTGATCGATGACGGCAAGCTGGTCGGCATCGTCGACGACGACGCGATCCTGCGGGTCGTGGTGGCCGAGGAGTCGGAGTGA
- a CDS encoding ABC transporter permease subunit: MSLQRRLGRALVVAWRWFRRTRWAWGVLVIGAWILLWSLMKGDHTLALAGREHTDLHNEMTGWRNSLIAGRDDNLLMRFTGKIAEWALNAVDQLQRWLSKPAYPRPVPQIGWLGLLGIIMWVAHALAGWKYAVLSGSIMFVAAVMGLWSDSVDTLIVTMLAVICSVIIGLPIAVLIGTNDTANRIVGVILDLMQTMPTFVYLIPVVLFFGTGAPAAIVATLIYAVPPLIRVAGFGIRQVSETTIEATDSMGQTSWQRLLKVQLPMARRTIVVGLNQTTLAAFAMAVIASYVNGPGLGLQVVNALQIADIGRGLVPGIMLVLLAIMLDRTTTAASERPEKLARSGGGNRGLRWAGLGIGAVAVAVMIYLSRYYSWAATYPSTGWSSDLADAINKVASRVVGAIGGATEGFKNFITYGLLNPMQSVLAESPWFVSGAGILLLALVIGGFRTVSTTLAVVAWTVVCMAGLWYLDLWHDTMITLNMVLVATLLTMVLAVVFGVWMARRPTVDLLIRPLLDMGQTIPPFVYLVPVLYLFDQTRFTAIFAAIVYAAPVAIKLVADGVRGVPETTLEAGRSSGSTAWQEITKVQLPMARRSLVLAANQGLLYVLSMVVIGGMVGAGALGYDVVLGFSRFEEWGKGLAAGLSIVLLGIMLDRIFRAAAVTPAAAPTQRRSRRSSNESDGADEGAEPLLVG; encoded by the coding sequence GTGAGTCTCCAGCGGCGCTTGGGCCGGGCACTGGTCGTTGCCTGGCGCTGGTTCCGACGAACCCGCTGGGCGTGGGGCGTCCTGGTCATCGGTGCCTGGATCCTGCTCTGGTCGCTGATGAAGGGTGACCACACGCTGGCCCTGGCCGGTCGCGAGCACACCGACCTGCACAACGAGATGACCGGGTGGCGCAACAGCCTGATCGCCGGGCGCGACGACAACCTGCTGATGAGGTTCACCGGGAAGATCGCAGAGTGGGCGCTCAACGCCGTCGACCAGCTGCAGAGGTGGCTCTCCAAGCCGGCCTACCCCCGGCCCGTCCCCCAGATCGGCTGGCTCGGCCTGCTCGGCATCATCATGTGGGTCGCGCACGCGCTGGCCGGCTGGAAGTACGCCGTCCTGAGCGGCTCGATCATGTTCGTCGCCGCGGTCATGGGGCTCTGGAGCGACTCGGTGGACACGCTGATCGTGACCATGCTGGCGGTCATCTGCTCCGTGATCATCGGGTTGCCGATCGCGGTCCTGATCGGCACCAACGACACGGCCAACCGCATCGTCGGGGTGATCCTCGACCTGATGCAGACGATGCCGACCTTCGTCTACCTGATCCCGGTGGTGCTGTTCTTCGGCACCGGCGCACCGGCCGCCATCGTGGCCACGCTGATCTATGCGGTCCCGCCGCTCATCCGGGTCGCCGGCTTCGGCATCCGACAGGTGTCGGAGACGACGATCGAGGCGACCGACTCGATGGGGCAGACGTCGTGGCAGCGGTTGCTGAAGGTGCAGCTGCCGATGGCCCGCCGCACCATCGTGGTCGGGCTCAACCAGACCACTCTCGCCGCCTTCGCGATGGCGGTAATCGCGTCCTACGTGAACGGACCCGGGCTCGGCCTCCAGGTGGTCAACGCGCTCCAGATCGCGGACATCGGACGCGGCCTGGTCCCCGGCATCATGCTGGTGCTGCTGGCGATCATGCTCGACCGCACCACGACCGCGGCCAGCGAACGGCCCGAGAAGCTGGCCCGGAGCGGTGGAGGGAACCGCGGGCTGCGCTGGGCCGGTCTCGGCATCGGTGCGGTCGCCGTGGCAGTGATGATCTACCTGTCGCGCTACTACTCCTGGGCGGCGACGTACCCCTCCACGGGGTGGTCGTCCGACCTGGCCGACGCGATCAACAAGGTCGCGAGCCGGGTCGTCGGTGCGATCGGCGGGGCGACCGAGGGCTTCAAGAACTTCATCACCTACGGCCTGCTCAACCCGATGCAGAGCGTGCTCGCCGAGTCGCCGTGGTTCGTCAGCGGCGCCGGGATCCTGCTGCTCGCGCTGGTGATCGGTGGTTTCCGCACGGTCAGCACGACGCTGGCCGTGGTGGCCTGGACCGTGGTGTGCATGGCGGGCCTGTGGTACCTCGACCTGTGGCACGACACGATGATCACGCTGAACATGGTCCTGGTCGCCACCCTGCTGACGATGGTCCTCGCGGTGGTCTTCGGGGTGTGGATGGCGCGACGGCCGACGGTCGACCTGCTGATCCGGCCGCTGCTCGACATGGGGCAGACCATTCCGCCGTTCGTCTACCTGGTGCCGGTGCTCTACCTCTTCGACCAGACCAGGTTCACCGCCATCTTCGCCGCCATCGTCTACGCGGCACCGGTGGCGATCAAGCTGGTCGCCGACGGCGTGCGCGGCGTTCCCGAGACGACCTTGGAGGCGGGCCGTTCCTCCGGATCCACGGCCTGGCAGGAGATCACGAAGGTCCAGCTCCCGATGGCACGCCGCTCGCTGGTGCTGGCGGCCAACCAGGGCCTGCTCTACGTGCTGTCGATGGTGGTGATCGGCGGGATGGTCGGTGCCGGCGCCCTCGGCTACGACGTCGTCCTCGGCTTCTCCCGGTTCGAGGAGTGGGGCAAGGGCCTGGCCGCCGGCCTGAGCATCGTGCTGCTCGGCATCATGCTCGACCGCATCTTCCGGGCCGCTGCCGTCACGCCCGCGGCAGCACCCACGCAGCGCCGATCCCGGCGCAGCTCGAACGAGAGCGATGGAGCCGACGAGGGCGCAGAGCCCCTGCTCGTTGGCTGA